Proteins encoded in a region of the Bubalus bubalis isolate 160015118507 breed Murrah chromosome 9, NDDB_SH_1, whole genome shotgun sequence genome:
- the C2CD4C gene encoding C2 calcium-dependent domain-containing protein 4C translates to MKKTNMWFLERFRGSGENGAAGGEGGDKAAKGPLYSNVLTPDKIPDFFIPPKLPAGPAEPEAQAELGPSTSEQNLASAAPRRAPRSPRLPAKLAAESKSLLKAATRHVIQIESAEDWPAEETATNADPQAQGAMSLPSVPKAQTSYGFATLAESPHTRRKESLFHSEHGALAQVGSPGTRRRRGGVKANGGDGGPREAGGTLMSPGRCVSGGESDTGSSAESSPFGSPLLSRSVSLLKGFAQDSQAKVSQLKHSVGRHGSLSADDSTPDTSPGARRRLHRRATPEPGPESGPASRAEHAVRMGPRGSVRLLAEYEAAQARLRVRLLAAEGLYDRLCDARSINCCVGLCLVPGKLQKQRSTIVKNSRHPVFNEDFFFDGLGPASVRKLALRIKVVNKGSSLKRDTLLGEKELPLTSLLPFL, encoded by the coding sequence ATGAAGAAAACCAACATGTGGTTCTTGGAGAGGTTTCGGGGATCGGGGGAGAATGGAGCTGCGGGGGGTGAGGGCGGGGACAAGGCCGCCAAGGGGCCCCTGTACAGCAACGTGCTCACGCCGGACAAGATCCCGGACTTCTTCATACCCCCCAAGCTGCCCGCCGGCCCCGCCGAGCCCGAAGCGCAGGCCGAGCTGGGGCCCTCGACCTCGGAGCAGAACCTGGCCTCCGCCGCGCCCCGCCGCGCCCCCCGGAGCCCCCGGCTGCCCGCCAAGCTGGCCGCCGAGAGCAAGAGCCTACTGAAGGCGGCCACCCGGCACGTGATCCAGATCGAGAGTGCGGAGGACTGGCCGGCCGAGGAGACTGCCACCAACGCCGACCCCCAGGCCCAGGGGGCGATGTCGCTGCCCTCGGTGCCCAAGGCCCAGACGTCCTACGGCTTTGCCACGCTCGCCGAGAGCCCTCACACGCGGCGCAAGGAGTCCCTGTTCCATAGCGAGCACGGGGCTCTGGCCCAGGTGGGCTCCCCAGGCACCCGGCGCCGTCGGGGGGGTGTCAAGGCCAACGGGGGGGACGGGGGGCCCAGGGAGGCCGGCGGCACCCTCATGAGTCCCGGCCGCTGCGTCAGCGGCGGGGAGAGCGACACGGGGTCCTCGGCCGAGTCCTCACCCTTCGGCTCCCCCCTGCTCTCGCGCTCCGTGTCGCTGCTCAAAGGCTTCGCCCAGGACAGCCAGGCCAAGGTGAGCCAGCTCAAGCACTCTGTGGGCCGCCATGGCTCCCTGTCGGCTGACGACAGCACGCCGGACACCAGCCCCGGGGCCCGGCGCCGCCTGCACCGCAGGGCCACCCCGGAGCCCGGCCCGGAGTCTGGTCCGGCGTCCCGCGCGGAGCACGCCGTGCGCATGGGCCCGCGGGGCAGCGTGCGCCTCCTGGCCGAGTACGAGGCGGCCCAGGCCCGCCTGCGCGTGCGCCTGCTGGCGGCCGAGGGCCTATATGACCGGCTGTGCGACGCCCGCAGCATCAACTGCTGTGTGGGCCTGTGCCTCGTGCCGGGCAAGCTGCAGAAGCAGCGCAGCACCATCGTCAAGAACAGCCGCCACCCAGTGTTCAACGAGGACTTCTTCTTCGACGGCCTGGGTCCGGCCAGCGTGCGGAAGCTGGCTCTCAGGATCAAGGTGGTGAACAAGGGCAGCAGCCTCAAGCGGGACACGCTGCTCGGGGAAAAGGAGCTGCCCCTGACCTCCCTGCTGCCCTTCTTGTAG